A section of the Posidoniimonas corsicana genome encodes:
- a CDS encoding sensor histidine kinase has translation MLTHLPIRDKLRVGLGLLAVSTLTLFIAAIYGLYAYRGLVKTLSARSTELPLANELSHHVGDLRVVLAKARERIAAIDRDKKNESNLLAANETDEIFNPAEDIYLLSQAGDDPWDLKMLREEYRSKFEQIQDKLAEYSEQLDENRRHESTGISDDRLERETLTRVNTILAKIRSEQQDDQLMFDELSDDSAQLDQLEESVESLRALVAELPSHLHQRLHKLAGEVRTQYHVAIPLAWVTAIFVAVLMVMSIQVFRHTVARPLHQLVEGAREVGAGNLEYRVSLATTDEMGELADAMNAMTAQFKETRDDLDRQVQQRTREVVRSEQLASVGFLAAGVAHEINNPLASIAMCSESLEGRLAEFLNPDETGGPEWDVVRSYLEMIGREAFRCKQITEKLLDFSQTGDSQRHATEMRELVAGVIEMVQHLGKYHNKHVLLQEGPPVVADVNPQEMKQVILNLVTNGLDSLDPGGRVTVGVEPHAGGARVVVTDDGCGMSDEVIKHLFEPFFTRRRSGQGTGLGLSITYRIVEEHGGKIEAASDGPGAGSKFTVTLPREPMSAAA, from the coding sequence GTGCTCACACACCTGCCTATCCGGGATAAGCTCCGCGTCGGCCTCGGCCTGTTGGCGGTCAGCACGCTCACGCTGTTTATCGCCGCGATCTACGGCCTGTACGCGTACCGCGGCCTGGTCAAGACGCTCAGCGCCCGGTCTACCGAGCTGCCGCTCGCCAACGAGCTCAGTCATCACGTCGGCGACCTCCGGGTGGTGCTCGCCAAAGCGCGGGAACGCATCGCGGCTATCGACCGGGATAAGAAAAACGAGTCGAACCTGCTGGCCGCCAACGAGACGGATGAGATCTTCAACCCGGCCGAGGACATCTACCTGCTGTCCCAGGCGGGCGACGACCCGTGGGACCTGAAGATGCTGCGCGAGGAGTACCGCAGCAAGTTCGAACAGATCCAGGACAAGCTGGCCGAGTACAGCGAGCAGCTCGACGAGAACCGTCGACACGAGAGCACCGGCATCAGCGACGACCGCCTTGAACGGGAGACATTGACCCGAGTCAACACGATACTGGCGAAGATCCGCAGCGAGCAGCAGGACGACCAGCTGATGTTCGACGAGCTGAGCGACGACTCCGCCCAGCTCGACCAGCTCGAGGAGTCGGTCGAGTCGCTCCGTGCGCTTGTGGCCGAGCTGCCCAGCCACCTGCACCAGCGGCTGCACAAGCTGGCGGGCGAGGTCCGCACGCAGTACCACGTGGCGATCCCGCTGGCGTGGGTCACCGCTATCTTCGTGGCGGTTCTGATGGTGATGTCGATCCAGGTGTTCCGCCACACGGTGGCGCGGCCGCTGCACCAGCTGGTTGAGGGCGCCCGTGAAGTCGGAGCCGGCAACCTGGAGTACCGGGTGTCGCTCGCCACGACCGACGAGATGGGCGAGCTGGCCGACGCCATGAACGCCATGACCGCGCAGTTCAAGGAAACCCGCGACGACCTCGACCGCCAGGTGCAGCAACGCACCCGCGAGGTGGTCCGCAGCGAGCAGCTGGCGAGCGTCGGCTTCCTGGCGGCCGGCGTCGCGCACGAGATCAACAACCCGCTGGCGTCGATCGCGATGTGCAGCGAGTCGCTCGAGGGGCGGCTGGCCGAGTTCCTGAACCCCGACGAGACCGGCGGGCCTGAGTGGGACGTCGTCCGCAGCTACCTCGAGATGATCGGGCGCGAGGCGTTCCGCTGCAAGCAGATCACCGAGAAGCTGCTCGACTTCTCGCAGACCGGCGACTCCCAGCGGCACGCCACCGAGATGCGCGAGCTGGTTGCCGGCGTCATCGAGATGGTCCAGCACCTGGGCAAGTACCACAACAAGCACGTGCTGCTGCAGGAGGGCCCGCCCGTGGTCGCGGACGTCAACCCGCAGGAGATGAAGCAGGTGATCCTCAACCTCGTGACCAATGGGCTCGACAGCCTCGACCCCGGCGGCCGCGTCACGGTGGGCGTCGAGCCGCACGCCGGCGGGGCGCGCGTGGTCGTGACCGACGACGGCTGCGGGATGAGCGACGAGGTCATCAAGCACCTGTTCGAGCCGTTCTTCACCCGCCGCCGGAGCGGGCAGGGGACCGGCCTGGGGCTGTCGATCACCTACCGCATCGTCGAGGAGCACGGCGGCAAGATCGAGGCCGCCAGCGACGGCCCCGGCGCCGGCAGCAAGTTCACCGTTACGCTCCCCCGCGAACCGATGTCCGCGGCCGCTTAA
- a CDS encoding LptF/LptG family permease → MRILTRYVLLDLVQVFLVTLIGMTTLVFVALVGKEAIDRGMGLGPIVRLAPYILPQAMQFAVPGALLLATTNVFGRLSAFNELVAVKSMGISPWAIAWPTIVFAGAVSLAAVALNDIAVSWGRLGVERVFLDSLEEVIYGKLRVDRAYTDRKLSITVQRVEGKKLIRPDVSLQDSGDGQAWNVTADWAEIGSQPGSRQMVIRFFNAMVDGPTRVAYPETFELAVDLGALFGADKSNRRISTYALAEIGPAIYKTEADIEQINNDMSARAAYAMLTGEFEQVSKASWDARNQDLAAARFDLNRLHVEPYRRWAGGFSCLAFAMVGVPVAMIMRKSDFLASFFVCFAPILIVYYPLLMVSVDQAKGGKFPPQAVWAGNLVLLACGALLMRSVIYDRDRMISAMGSALISWVPRLAKN, encoded by the coding sequence CTCGCTACGTGCTGCTCGATCTGGTGCAGGTCTTCCTGGTCACGCTGATCGGGATGACCACGCTGGTGTTCGTGGCGCTCGTCGGCAAGGAGGCGATCGACCGGGGCATGGGCCTGGGCCCGATCGTCAGGCTCGCCCCGTACATCCTGCCGCAGGCGATGCAGTTTGCGGTCCCCGGCGCCCTGCTGCTGGCCACCACCAACGTGTTCGGCCGCCTTTCCGCATTCAACGAGCTGGTGGCGGTCAAGTCGATGGGCATCTCGCCGTGGGCGATAGCATGGCCGACCATCGTGTTCGCCGGCGCGGTGAGCCTGGCGGCCGTCGCGCTGAACGACATCGCCGTTTCCTGGGGCCGGCTGGGTGTGGAGCGGGTGTTCCTCGACTCGCTGGAGGAAGTCATCTACGGCAAGCTCCGCGTCGACCGCGCGTATACCGACCGCAAACTCAGCATCACCGTGCAGCGGGTGGAGGGGAAGAAGCTGATCCGGCCGGACGTCTCGCTGCAGGACTCGGGCGATGGCCAGGCTTGGAACGTCACCGCCGACTGGGCCGAGATCGGCTCGCAGCCCGGCAGCCGGCAGATGGTGATCCGGTTCTTCAACGCGATGGTGGACGGCCCGACCCGTGTGGCGTACCCCGAGACCTTCGAGCTGGCGGTAGACCTGGGCGCGTTGTTCGGGGCGGACAAGTCGAATCGCCGCATCTCGACTTACGCGCTGGCGGAGATCGGTCCGGCCATCTACAAGACCGAGGCCGATATCGAGCAAATCAACAACGACATGTCCGCCCGGGCGGCCTACGCGATGCTGACCGGCGAGTTCGAGCAGGTCTCTAAGGCGTCGTGGGACGCGCGGAACCAGGACCTGGCAGCCGCGAGGTTTGACCTCAACCGCCTGCATGTCGAACCTTACCGGCGTTGGGCGGGCGGGTTCTCGTGCCTGGCGTTCGCGATGGTGGGCGTGCCGGTCGCGATGATCATGCGGAAAAGCGACTTCTTGGCGAGCTTCTTCGTCTGCTTCGCCCCGATCCTGATTGTCTACTACCCGCTGCTGATGGTCAGCGTCGACCAGGCCAAGGGGGGCAAGTTCCCGCCACAGGCCGTGTGGGCCGGCAACCTGGTGCTGCTGGCGTGCGGCGCGTTGCTGATGCGGTCGGTCATCTACGACCGCGACCGGATGATCTCGGCAATGGGGTCGGCGCTGATCAGCTGGGTCCCCAGGTTGGCCAAGAACTAG